A window of the Arachis duranensis cultivar V14167 chromosome 5, aradu.V14167.gnm2.J7QH, whole genome shotgun sequence genome harbors these coding sequences:
- the LOC107488719 gene encoding protein FAR1-RELATED SEQUENCE 5-like, with the protein MLSIYLEKSEYNWKVRKVVLEHNHELAPVMMSHLILNHHKMTDAAKAYTDGMHAYGIEMSKILGYIVDEAVKKANGDANATLVYFEGKVIGDPMYVARYNHKKDERLGNMVWIDGHSRSDFQCFGDVLAFDSTYRKNKYKRPIVIFSGSNNHKQTTIFGFGLLIDEMVSSYRWMLQNIGGYVLEEVLCSCYRLRQNDDKSCEVGFTGGTHRLCTWHVEKNAMSNGKDEHLRSLFNRWLYWT; encoded by the exons ATGCTATCAATATATTTGGAGAAGAGTGAGTATAATTGGAAGGTTAGGAAGGTAGTGTTAGAGCACAACCATGAATTAGCACCTGTTATGATGTCCCACCTAATTTTGAATCATCATAAAATGACAGATGCAGCAAAGGCTTACACTGACGGGATGCATGCATATGGAATTGAAATGTCAAAAATCTTGGGCTACATTGTTG ATGAGGCGGTCAAGAAAGCTAACGGTGATGCGAATGCAACGTTGGTTTACTTTGAGGGAAAAGTTATTGGTGACCCTATGTATGTTGCACGCTACAACCACAAAAAAGATGAAAGGCTTGGTAACATGGTTTGGATTGATGGGCATAGCCGGTCTGATTTTCAGTGTTTTGGAGATGTTTTAGCGTTTGACTCCACTTACAGGAAAAATAAGTACAAACGTCCAATAGTAATTTTTTCTGGTTCAAACAATCATAAGCAAACTACCatttttggttttgggttgtTGATAGATGAAATGGTCTCATCGTATAGGTGGATGTTACAAAATATTGGAGGTTATGTACTAGAAGAAGTCTTGTGTAGTTGTTACCGATTGAGACAAAACGATGATAAAAGTTGTGAAGTTGGTTTTACCGGAGGCACACATCGTTTGTGTACGTGGCATGTGGAAAAGAACGCGATGTCAAATGGGAAAGATGAACACCTCCGCAGTTTGTTCAACCGTTGGTTGTACTGGACATAG